The proteins below are encoded in one region of Metallibacterium scheffleri:
- the ppsR gene encoding posphoenolpyruvate synthetase regulatory kinase/phosphorylase PpsR — protein sequence MQRTVFFVSDSTGITAETIGHSILTQFEGVDFDTHRMPFVNDADKAHAAVTRIKSAWARTGLRPIVINTAVDATLSEILGGSGALMLDVFAPFIGPLEHELGVRRHKLVNRAHGLFDAAKYEARIDATNYALAHDDGLDPSYKDADLILIGVSRSGKTPTCLYMALHFGLRAANYPLTPEDLELAELPKRLQGQRQRLFGLTITAERLAQIRAERRPDSRYASVEQCRWELAQADNLFRREGIAVLNSTHTSIEEIGSKILAQLGIERHLL from the coding sequence ATGCAGCGCACGGTATTTTTCGTCTCTGATTCGACCGGCATTACCGCCGAGACCATCGGCCACAGCATCCTCACCCAGTTCGAGGGCGTGGACTTTGACACCCACCGCATGCCCTTCGTCAATGATGCCGACAAGGCGCACGCGGCGGTCACGCGCATCAAGTCGGCGTGGGCACGCACCGGGTTGCGCCCGATCGTGATCAACACCGCCGTCGATGCCACGCTCAGCGAGATTCTTGGCGGCAGTGGCGCGCTGATGCTGGATGTGTTCGCGCCCTTCATTGGTCCACTCGAGCACGAACTGGGCGTACGCCGGCACAAGCTGGTCAACCGCGCCCACGGACTGTTCGATGCCGCCAAGTACGAGGCGCGCATCGATGCCACCAATTACGCGCTGGCGCACGATGATGGACTCGATCCCAGCTACAAGGATGCCGATCTGATCCTGATCGGCGTGTCGCGTTCGGGCAAGACGCCTACTTGCCTGTACATGGCGTTGCACTTCGGCTTGCGTGCGGCCAATTATCCGCTCACGCCCGAGGATCTGGAGCTCGCCGAGCTGCCGAAACGATTGCAAGGGCAGCGCCAGCGCCTGTTCGGGCTGACCATCACTGCGGAACGTCTGGCGCAGATCCGCGCCGAGCGCCGTCCCGACAGCCGCTACGCGTCCGTCGAGCAATGCCGCTGGGAGCTGGCGCAAGCCGACAACCTGTTCCGCCGTGAAGGCATCGCAGTGCTCAACAGCACACATACCTCGATCGAGGAAATCGGCAGCAAGATCCTTGCGCAACTGGGCATCGAACGGCACCTGCTGTGA
- a CDS encoding SlyX family protein, whose product MSTLENRLTELEIRLSFLDEALHGLLATDAERALRLDRLERIVTELRLELAGVRTALAPDVRSEPPPPHY is encoded by the coding sequence ATGAGCACACTTGAAAATCGCCTGACCGAACTGGAAATCCGGCTGAGTTTTCTCGACGAAGCGCTGCACGGTCTGCTCGCCACCGATGCCGAGCGCGCCCTGCGCCTTGACCGCCTCGAGCGCATCGTCACCGAGCTGCGTCTGGAACTGGCGGGCGTGCGTACCGCGCTGGCACCGGATGTGCGCAGCGAGCCGCCACCGCCGCATTACTGA
- a CDS encoding FKBP-type peptidyl-prolyl cis-trans isomerase, protein MSKILRPALLAAALTATLGVSLAHAAPALTTEKAKNSYLVGMDLASGIPPLVRQELDPAIVADALRTVLSGQKPAISEAEAKTVRAAFMKKLQAKAEAARAQESKTNEIQGAAFLAKNKTAPGVKTLPDGLQYEVIKMGTGPKPTASDTVQINYTGTFINGQKFDASADHGGPASIPLANVIPGFREGLTMFPVGSHFKLFIPANLAYGANPPGPMPPNATLIFDIQTLKIMPPQAADQAPPAAGGNK, encoded by the coding sequence ATGTCCAAGATTCTGCGCCCCGCGCTGCTCGCGGCGGCACTGACAGCCACGCTGGGTGTCAGCCTGGCCCACGCGGCTCCGGCCCTGACCACCGAGAAGGCCAAGAACAGCTATCTCGTCGGCATGGACCTGGCCAGTGGCATCCCGCCGCTGGTGCGCCAGGAACTTGATCCGGCGATCGTCGCCGACGCTCTGCGCACCGTGCTTTCCGGGCAGAAGCCGGCGATAAGCGAGGCCGAAGCCAAGACCGTGCGTGCAGCTTTCATGAAGAAGCTGCAGGCCAAAGCCGAGGCCGCACGTGCCCAGGAAAGCAAGACCAACGAAATCCAGGGTGCCGCATTCCTCGCCAAGAACAAGACCGCGCCCGGCGTGAAGACGCTGCCGGACGGCTTGCAGTACGAAGTGATCAAGATGGGCACGGGCCCCAAGCCGACCGCCAGTGACACGGTGCAGATCAATTACACCGGCACCTTCATCAACGGACAGAAGTTCGACGCTTCGGCCGATCACGGTGGTCCAGCTTCGATCCCGCTGGCCAACGTGATCCCTGGCTTCCGCGAAGGCCTGACCATGTTCCCGGTGGGCAGCCACTTCAAGCTGTTCATCCCGGCCAACCTGGCTTACGGCGCCAATCCGCCCGGCCCGATGCCGCCCAATGCCACGCTGATCTTCGATATCCAGACACTGAAGATCATGCCGCCGCAGGCCGCTGACCAGGCACCGCCAGCCGCGGGTGGCAACAAGTAA
- the ppsA gene encoding phosphoenolpyruvate synthase, whose product MNAPVVWLHEIGMSDHDRVGGKNSSLGEMIRELSAAHVSVPGGYATSAAAFAQYLAQDALDQRIASRLHGLNVEDSQSLAAAGAEIRAWIMATPLTAPLEGAIRDAYRKLSLDNGQQAAAVAVRSSATAEDLPDASFAGQQETFLNVVGADTVVEKVHEVFASLFNDRAISYRTHHGFDHNKVYLSAGVQLMVRSDLATSGVMFTLDTESGFREVVLITASYGLGEMVVQGAVNPDEYYLYKPNLRAGRPALLRRQLGSKQQRMVFSSTPGERVRIEETPEADRQRFCLSREDLAELGRLALAIEAHYGRPMDIEWGKDGHTGRIYILQARPETVRSRNTTIERFHLGQRGAVLVEGRAIGHRIGAGTARIVASVADIHKVQPGDVLVTDMTDPDWEPIMKKAAAIVTNRGGRTCHAAIIARELGIPAVVGCGDATLRVQDGAATTVSCAEGDTGFIYAGILPYERSETDLGAMPPAPLKIMMNVANPERAFDFAMLPNAGVGLARLEMIIASHIGVHPRALLEYERQNAETKARIDARMAGYASPVDFYVDRLAEGIASITAAFAPHPVIVRLSDFKSNEYANLIGGSAYEPHEENPMIGFRGASRYVDPSFRASFALECRAMRKVREEMGLENAWVMIPFVRTLEEGRKVIEVLAENGLERGKHELKIIMMCELPSNALLADEFLEIFDGFSIGSNDLTQLTLGLDRDSAVVAHLFDERNAAVKKLLAMAIGTARAKGKYVGICGQGPSDHPDLADWLMDQGIESMSLNPDTVVDTWLRLAKRKH is encoded by the coding sequence TTGAACGCACCCGTAGTGTGGCTGCACGAGATCGGCATGAGCGACCACGACCGGGTCGGCGGCAAGAACTCATCGCTGGGCGAGATGATCCGCGAGCTGTCCGCGGCGCATGTTTCGGTGCCAGGGGGCTACGCCACCAGCGCCGCCGCGTTCGCGCAGTATCTGGCGCAGGATGCGCTCGACCAGCGCATCGCCTCGCGCTTGCATGGTTTGAATGTCGAGGATAGCCAGTCATTGGCCGCTGCCGGCGCCGAGATTCGCGCCTGGATCATGGCTACGCCCCTGACCGCGCCGCTGGAAGGCGCGATCCGCGATGCCTACCGCAAGCTCTCGCTCGACAACGGACAGCAGGCCGCTGCGGTGGCAGTGCGCTCTTCGGCTACCGCCGAGGATCTGCCGGATGCCTCGTTTGCCGGACAGCAGGAAACCTTCCTCAACGTTGTCGGCGCAGACACCGTGGTCGAGAAAGTGCATGAGGTCTTCGCGTCCCTGTTCAACGACCGCGCCATTTCCTACCGCACGCACCACGGCTTCGACCACAACAAGGTGTACCTGTCAGCCGGCGTGCAATTGATGGTGCGCTCGGACCTGGCCACCTCGGGCGTGATGTTCACCCTCGATACCGAATCCGGGTTTCGCGAAGTGGTGCTGATCACCGCCAGTTATGGCTTGGGCGAGATGGTCGTGCAAGGCGCGGTCAATCCCGATGAGTACTACCTGTACAAACCCAACCTGCGCGCCGGGCGCCCTGCCCTGCTGCGGCGCCAGTTGGGCAGCAAACAGCAGCGCATGGTGTTCTCATCGACGCCCGGCGAGCGCGTGCGCATCGAGGAAACACCCGAGGCCGACCGTCAACGCTTTTGCCTGAGCCGCGAGGACCTGGCCGAACTGGGCCGCCTGGCGCTGGCCATCGAGGCGCACTACGGCCGCCCGATGGACATCGAGTGGGGCAAGGACGGCCACACCGGCCGCATCTATATCCTGCAGGCGCGCCCGGAAACAGTGCGCTCGCGCAACACCACGATCGAGCGCTTCCACCTCGGCCAACGCGGCGCAGTACTGGTCGAAGGACGCGCCATCGGCCACCGGATCGGCGCCGGCACCGCGCGCATCGTCGCCTCGGTGGCCGACATCCACAAGGTGCAGCCGGGCGATGTGCTGGTCACCGACATGACCGATCCCGACTGGGAACCGATCATGAAAAAGGCCGCGGCCATCGTCACCAATCGCGGCGGCCGCACCTGCCACGCCGCGATCATCGCGCGCGAACTGGGCATTCCCGCCGTGGTCGGCTGCGGCGATGCCACCCTTCGCGTGCAGGATGGAGCCGCGACCACGGTGTCCTGCGCCGAAGGCGACACCGGTTTCATCTACGCCGGTATCCTGCCCTACGAGCGCAGCGAGACCGACCTCGGCGCGATGCCGCCAGCGCCACTGAAGATCATGATGAACGTGGCCAACCCGGAGCGCGCCTTCGATTTCGCCATGCTGCCCAATGCCGGCGTCGGCCTGGCGCGGCTGGAGATGATCATCGCCAGCCACATTGGCGTGCATCCCAGGGCACTGCTCGAGTACGAGCGCCAGAATGCCGAGACCAAGGCCAGGATCGACGCGCGCATGGCCGGCTACGCCAGCCCGGTGGATTTCTACGTCGATCGCCTGGCCGAGGGCATCGCCAGCATCACCGCCGCGTTCGCGCCGCATCCGGTGATCGTGCGCCTGAGCGATTTCAAGTCCAACGAATACGCCAACCTGATCGGTGGCAGCGCCTACGAGCCGCACGAGGAAAACCCGATGATCGGCTTCCGCGGTGCCAGCCGCTACGTTGATCCGAGCTTCCGCGCGTCGTTCGCGCTCGAATGTCGCGCCATGCGCAAGGTGCGCGAGGAGATGGGACTGGAAAACGCCTGGGTGATGATCCCGTTCGTGCGCACCCTGGAGGAAGGCCGCAAGGTGATCGAGGTGCTGGCCGAGAACGGCCTGGAGCGCGGCAAGCACGAGCTGAAGATCATCATGATGTGCGAACTGCCCTCGAACGCGCTGCTCGCCGACGAGTTCCTGGAGATCTTCGATGGTTTCTCGATCGGCTCCAACGACCTCACCCAGCTCACGCTGGGACTGGATCGCGACTCGGCCGTCGTTGCCCACCTGTTCGACGAGCGCAATGCGGCGGTAAAAAAGCTGCTGGCGATGGCGATCGGCACCGCGCGCGCCAAGGGCAAGTACGTCGGCATCTGCGGCCAGGGGCCGTCCGATCACCCCGACCTGGCCGACTGGTTGATGGATCAAGGCATCGAATCGATGTCACTGAACCCGGATACCGTGGTCGATACCTGGCTGCGGTTGGCCA
- a CDS encoding DUF1249 domain-containing protein, whose amino-acid sequence MYLTAREISALLPGRFSMLMGLQAESFHRLERLFALRMRAPGIYMSDVGDGMNVHLDLRERHAYTLELELTYAFHDPDTGRRAPEAQIRMYTDAHLAEALHCHPGRGRWDVLNLRAPPPLILRHRLRMASFLSRWLEFLDAHGHAPQTLVAVPAHDPEPLRA is encoded by the coding sequence ATGTACCTCACTGCACGCGAAATCTCCGCTTTGCTGCCGGGCCGCTTCAGCATGCTGATGGGCCTGCAGGCCGAGAGCTTTCACCGCCTTGAACGCCTGTTCGCGCTGCGCATGCGCGCGCCGGGTATTTACATGTCCGATGTGGGCGACGGCATGAACGTGCATCTCGATCTGCGCGAGCGACATGCGTACACGCTGGAGCTGGAACTCACCTATGCGTTCCATGATCCGGATACCGGGCGCCGTGCGCCGGAGGCGCAGATTCGCATGTATACCGACGCGCACCTGGCCGAGGCGCTGCACTGTCATCCGGGTCGCGGCCGTTGGGACGTGCTGAATCTGCGCGCGCCGCCGCCGCTGATTTTGCGGCATCGCCTGCGCATGGCCAGCTTTCTCAGCCGCTGGTTGGAGTTTCTGGACGCGCACGGCCATGCGCCACAGACCCTGGTCGCGGTGCCCGCGCACGACCCCGAGCCGCTGCGCGCCTGA
- a CDS encoding Arm DNA-binding domain-containing protein, with product MIDEATLSAAEPRDKPYRVYPGNGLYLIVLPNGAKWWRYNVRRNGINTTLSLGPFPAVSMAEALAERGILRTQARMGIDPAAARRAPFSNMWVTSKPGAIRVFALRPGLRRAAARGRARAPRPGSVAHGRARPETPTSG from the coding sequence ATGATCGACGAAGCAACTCTGTCGGCCGCCGAGCCACGGGACAAGCCCTACAGGGTGTATCCAGGCAACGGGCTGTATCTGATCGTGCTGCCAAACGGCGCGAAATGGTGGCGCTACAACGTGCGACGCAATGGCATCAACACCACGCTATCGCTGGGTCCCTTCCCCGCGGTGTCGATGGCTGAAGCTCTTGCGGAGCGCGGTATCCTTCGCACACAAGCACGCATGGGCATTGATCCCGCTGCAGCGCGACGCGCGCCATTTAGCAATATGTGGGTCACGTCAAAACCCGGAGCGATCCGGGTTTTTGCATTGCGGCCTGGGCTCAGGCGCGCAGCGGCTCGGGGTCGTGCGCGGGCACCGCGACCAGGGTCTGTGGCGCATGGCCGTGCGCGTCCAGAAACTCCAACCAGCGGCTGA
- a CDS encoding UDP-glucose dehydrogenase family protein, which produces MRITLFGTGYVGLVTGACLAEMGNHVLCVDIDADKIAALKQGVVPIFEPGLAPMVQRNHAAGLLDFTTDAAAGVAHGEVLFIAVGTPPDEDGSADLRHVLAVAASIGEHLRDYAVVVNKSTVPVGTAERVCARIDQALAARGVQVPFDVVSNPEFLKEGDAVDDCMRPDRIIIGSDSARALALLKRLYAPFNRNHERIVAMDTRSAELTKYAANAMLATKISFMNEIANLAERVGADVELVRQGIGADPRIGYHFIYPGAGYGGSCFPKDVQALVHTAETHGYAPRLLQAVEAVNQAQKQHLFALIQRHFGGDLRGKTIALWGLAFKPNTDDMRAAPSRTLMEALWGAGAHVRAYDPEAQRETRRFYGERADLTLCVQPYEALQGADALVLVTEWKVFRSPDFARIRAALATPVLFDGRNLYDPAAVESAGLAYYGIGRGRSVDSHA; this is translated from the coding sequence ATGCGCATCACCCTGTTCGGCACCGGTTATGTAGGTCTGGTCACCGGTGCTTGCCTGGCCGAGATGGGCAACCATGTGCTGTGCGTGGACATCGACGCCGACAAGATCGCCGCGCTGAAGCAGGGTGTGGTGCCGATCTTCGAGCCCGGCCTGGCGCCGATGGTGCAGCGCAATCACGCCGCGGGCCTGCTGGATTTCACCACGGATGCCGCCGCAGGCGTCGCGCATGGAGAGGTGCTGTTCATCGCGGTCGGCACGCCTCCGGACGAGGACGGCAGCGCCGATCTGCGCCACGTTCTGGCGGTGGCCGCGAGCATCGGCGAGCACCTGCGCGATTACGCCGTTGTGGTGAACAAGTCCACGGTGCCGGTGGGCACCGCCGAGCGTGTGTGCGCGCGCATCGATCAGGCGCTTGCCGCGCGCGGTGTGCAGGTGCCGTTCGATGTCGTTTCCAACCCGGAATTTCTCAAGGAAGGCGATGCGGTCGATGACTGCATGCGCCCCGATCGCATCATCATCGGCAGCGACAGCGCGCGTGCCCTGGCCCTGCTCAAGCGCTTGTATGCGCCGTTCAACCGCAATCACGAGCGCATCGTGGCCATGGACACACGCTCGGCCGAGCTGACCAAGTACGCCGCCAACGCCATGCTGGCGACCAAGATCAGCTTCATGAACGAAATCGCCAATCTCGCCGAGCGTGTCGGTGCCGACGTGGAGCTGGTGCGCCAGGGCATTGGCGCCGATCCGCGCATCGGCTACCACTTCATCTATCCCGGCGCGGGTTACGGTGGTTCGTGTTTTCCCAAGGATGTGCAGGCACTGGTGCACACCGCCGAGACACACGGTTACGCGCCACGGTTGCTGCAGGCGGTGGAAGCGGTCAACCAGGCGCAGAAACAGCACCTGTTCGCACTGATCCAGCGCCACTTCGGCGGCGATCTGCGCGGCAAGACCATTGCCCTGTGGGGGCTGGCGTTCAAACCCAATACCGATGACATGCGCGCGGCGCCCAGCCGCACGCTGATGGAGGCGCTGTGGGGCGCCGGTGCGCACGTGCGTGCCTACGATCCGGAAGCACAGCGCGAAACCCGGCGCTTTTATGGCGAACGCGCGGATCTGACGCTGTGCGTGCAGCCCTACGAGGCGCTGCAAGGCGCGGATGCCTTGGTGCTGGTGACCGAGTGGAAAGTATTTCGCAGCCCGGACTTCGCGCGCATCCGTGCCGCGCTGGCCACGCCCGTTCTGTTTGATGGCCGCAACCTGTACGATCCCGCCGCGGTCGAGAGCGCCGGCCTGGCCTATTACGGCATCGGCCGCGGCCGCTCGGTGGATTCCCACGCATGA